One window from the genome of Mycolicibacterium gadium encodes:
- a CDS encoding thiolase C-terminal domain-containing protein produces MTRPLPALTAQNEFFWTAGAEGVLRIQECRDCEALIHPPQPVCRYCRSRNMGVRDVSGRATLSAFTVNHRFGFPDLPPPYVVAQVAVVEDPRVRLTTNIVECDPDELELGQTVEVTFEKIEDVWLPNFRPTAEKKFGALPEDEIAPTDFARYVSAPLTTSRFEEHSAITGIGASRLGRRLMVPPLSLTVDACEAAIADAGLTWDDIDGLASYPGLDLAGMGEGGVTAFEGALGIRPTWINGGMDTFGPGGSVIAAMMAIATGMARHVLCFRTLWEATFQQLMKEGKARPPQDLSTSSWQMPFGATSAAHVLALNAQRHFQRYGTTRETLGWIALNQRANAALNPTAIYRDPMTMDDYLNARPITTPFGLYDCDVPCDGAIAVIVSAVDAAKDMPHKPVLFEAVGTQIVERTDWDQSTLTHEPQVLGQAAHLWTRTSLRPKDIDVAELYDGFTFNCLSWLEALGFCGIGEAKDFLDGGTAIARDGVIPLNTHGGQLSHGRTHGMGLVHEAVTQLRGDAGERQVKDARVAVVSSGGLTPSGAILMRTDG; encoded by the coding sequence ATGACCAGACCGCTGCCCGCACTGACTGCCCAAAACGAGTTCTTCTGGACTGCAGGCGCAGAGGGTGTCCTGCGTATCCAGGAATGCCGGGACTGCGAGGCATTGATTCATCCCCCGCAGCCGGTGTGCCGGTACTGCCGCAGCCGCAACATGGGTGTCCGCGATGTCTCCGGACGCGCCACGCTTTCGGCCTTCACCGTCAATCACAGGTTCGGCTTCCCCGACCTTCCTCCGCCGTATGTGGTCGCACAGGTCGCCGTTGTCGAGGATCCACGAGTTCGGCTGACCACAAACATCGTCGAGTGCGATCCCGACGAGCTGGAGCTCGGACAGACGGTTGAGGTCACGTTCGAGAAGATCGAGGATGTCTGGTTACCGAACTTCCGGCCCACCGCGGAGAAGAAGTTTGGCGCCTTACCCGAAGACGAGATCGCACCAACGGATTTCGCCCGGTACGTAAGCGCGCCGCTGACTACCAGCAGGTTCGAGGAGCACTCCGCGATCACCGGTATCGGCGCGTCGCGGCTGGGTCGCCGCCTGATGGTGCCACCATTGTCGCTGACCGTTGACGCGTGCGAGGCCGCGATCGCCGATGCCGGTTTGACTTGGGACGACATCGACGGGCTGGCGTCCTACCCCGGACTGGACCTCGCCGGCATGGGCGAAGGTGGTGTGACTGCGTTCGAGGGTGCGCTCGGCATCCGCCCGACGTGGATCAACGGCGGTATGGACACCTTCGGTCCCGGCGGATCGGTCATCGCCGCGATGATGGCGATCGCCACCGGCATGGCCCGTCACGTGCTGTGCTTCCGCACCCTGTGGGAGGCGACCTTCCAGCAGCTGATGAAGGAGGGCAAGGCCAGACCGCCCCAGGACCTGAGCACGTCCAGCTGGCAGATGCCGTTCGGTGCCACGTCGGCAGCACATGTGCTCGCGCTCAACGCACAGAGGCATTTTCAGCGTTACGGGACCACGCGGGAGACGCTCGGCTGGATCGCGTTGAACCAGCGCGCCAACGCCGCGCTGAATCCGACGGCGATCTACCGCGATCCGATGACCATGGACGACTACCTGAACGCCAGGCCGATCACGACACCCTTCGGGCTCTACGACTGCGACGTGCCATGCGACGGTGCCATCGCCGTGATCGTGTCGGCCGTTGACGCGGCCAAGGACATGCCGCACAAGCCGGTGCTTTTCGAGGCCGTCGGCACCCAGATCGTCGAACGCACCGACTGGGACCAGAGCACGTTGACGCATGAACCGCAAGTGCTGGGGCAGGCCGCGCACCTGTGGACGCGAACATCTTTGCGCCCCAAGGACATCGACGTCGCCGAACTCTACGACGGCTTCACGTTCAACTGCCTGTCATGGCTGGAGGCGCTCGGGTTCTGCGGCATCGGCGAGGCGAAGGACTTTCTCGACGGCGGTACAGCCATCGCCCGCGACGGTGTGATCCCGTTGAACACCCACGGCGGCCAGCTCTCCCATGGCCGCACGCACGGCATGGGCCTCGTCCACGAAGCCGTCACGCAGTTGCGCGGCGACGCAGGCGAACGTCAGGTGAAAGACGCCCGCGTCGCGGTGGTCAGTAGCGGCGGGCTCACGCCCAGCGGCGCGATCCTGATGCGGACCGACGGGTGA
- a CDS encoding ferredoxin — MRIRLDRTVCDGFGVCAKHAPGYFSLDDWGYASLIGDGTVPERDRDAVMRALLDCPVHAIIYMGEHRPSGDGAAHPDVQESPEPDPATNNSEAISEFVR; from the coding sequence TTGCGAATCCGGCTCGATCGCACTGTGTGCGACGGCTTCGGCGTCTGCGCCAAGCACGCGCCAGGGTACTTCTCGCTCGACGACTGGGGCTACGCATCGCTGATTGGCGATGGCACTGTGCCCGAGAGGGATCGCGACGCAGTGATGCGCGCGCTGCTCGATTGCCCGGTCCACGCCATCATCTACATGGGTGAGCACCGGCCGTCGGGCGACGGAGCGGCGCATCCAGATGTGCAAGAGTCACCCGAACCGGACCCGGCAACCAACAATAGCGAAGCGATTTCGGAGTTCGTCAGATGA
- a CDS encoding NADH-ubiquinone oxidoreductase-F iron-sulfur binding region domain-containing protein, translating to MTFTATELTVATWPRCTPRLLRPTQVKAEELAEYVQAGGYRTLTDADALLEQIDLSGLLGRGGAAFPLGTKLRTVRDAGRRGVQTVIVANGEEGEPASVKDRWLLRNRPHVVLDGLRLAAAIVNARRAYVYVSDQQSALAVNSALSELDSQVFGATDVTVVTVEPGYVAGEETAAVRRINGGPAKPTDKPPRPFEEGVSGLPTTVSNVETLANLPHIHQHGAQSFRAVGTPMSPGTFLATITGGGRPAALYEIPHGAAFSELLALHGVPKDSVRGVLMGGYFAGLVNTDILDATLDHETIRRLGSGLGCGAISILTDDCPVAVAASVMSYFDRENAGQCGSCFNGTAAMAAVVSALRDGAAAQEDVTRLERWSVVLRGRGACGTLDGATNVAASLLHHYPQLITSHLANECTSCRTGAFNETRPYEVEAVGHE from the coding sequence ATGACCTTCACCGCAACCGAACTCACCGTCGCCACGTGGCCACGGTGTACGCCGCGACTGTTGCGGCCCACCCAGGTGAAAGCCGAGGAGCTCGCCGAGTATGTGCAGGCCGGCGGCTACCGGACGCTGACGGACGCGGACGCACTGCTGGAGCAGATCGACCTGTCCGGTCTGCTCGGGCGCGGCGGCGCGGCCTTCCCGCTGGGGACCAAGCTGCGTACGGTGCGCGACGCCGGGCGCCGCGGCGTGCAGACGGTCATCGTCGCGAACGGCGAGGAGGGTGAGCCGGCTTCGGTGAAAGACCGCTGGCTGCTGCGCAACCGGCCGCACGTCGTGCTGGACGGGCTGCGCCTGGCCGCCGCGATCGTCAATGCACGCCGCGCGTATGTGTATGTGTCCGATCAACAGTCGGCGCTGGCGGTGAACAGTGCGCTGTCCGAACTGGACTCCCAGGTGTTCGGAGCAACGGACGTCACCGTGGTGACCGTCGAACCCGGGTACGTCGCGGGTGAGGAGACTGCCGCGGTCCGCCGCATCAACGGCGGGCCCGCAAAGCCGACCGACAAACCACCCCGGCCGTTCGAGGAGGGGGTGTCGGGCTTGCCGACGACGGTCAGCAATGTCGAGACGCTGGCCAATCTCCCGCACATCCACCAGCACGGCGCTCAAAGTTTCCGCGCGGTCGGCACGCCGATGTCGCCGGGGACGTTCCTGGCGACGATCACGGGCGGCGGCAGGCCCGCAGCGCTGTACGAGATACCGCACGGCGCCGCGTTTTCCGAACTGCTGGCATTGCACGGAGTGCCCAAGGACTCGGTGCGCGGAGTGTTGATGGGCGGCTATTTCGCCGGCCTGGTCAACACCGACATCCTCGATGCGACACTCGACCATGAAACGATTCGGCGACTCGGCAGCGGCCTTGGCTGCGGTGCGATCTCGATTCTCACTGACGACTGCCCCGTCGCCGTCGCCGCGTCGGTGATGTCGTACTTCGATCGGGAGAACGCCGGCCAATGCGGGTCGTGCTTCAACGGCACGGCGGCAATGGCGGCCGTCGTCTCGGCACTGCGCGACGGAGCAGCGGCCCAGGAGGACGTCACGCGCCTGGAGCGCTGGTCGGTGGTACTGCGAGGCCGCGGCGCATGCGGCACCCTCGACGGCGCCACGAACGTCGCGGCGAGCCTGCTGCACCACTACCCGCAGCTGATCACCAGCCACCTCGCCAACGAGTGCACGTCCTGCCGCACCGGCGCTTTCAACGAGACGCGGCCTTACGAAGTGGAGGCGGTGGGACATGAGTGA
- a CDS encoding alpha/beta fold hydrolase, translated as MTATESSGLELKPSEKIFEYKGGRVVYEILGEDGEFIALTPGGRFSKDIPGLRPLAEALAEGGYRVLLWDRPNCGKSDVQFYGKSESHMRAETLHALITGLDVGPCIIAGGSGGARDSMLTTMLYPEIVRKLVVWNIVGGVYGSFVLGGHYVVPSILAAKGMGVEGLLHVAEWKERIAENPDNEARFRALDVDEFLKLMRRWLNAFVPKPGQTIPGVEDEMFDNITIPTLIIRGGENDWDHPKRTSLEVSCLIKGSELIDPPWPEDAWERAGERFAASGGKNFCLFDTWVQAAPAILEFLDD; from the coding sequence GTGACAGCAACTGAGTCCTCGGGCCTGGAGCTTAAGCCCTCCGAAAAGATCTTCGAATACAAGGGCGGCCGGGTCGTCTACGAAATCCTCGGCGAAGACGGCGAATTCATCGCCCTGACACCCGGAGGCCGTTTCAGCAAGGACATTCCCGGGCTGCGGCCGTTGGCGGAGGCGCTGGCCGAAGGCGGCTACCGGGTCCTGCTCTGGGACAGGCCGAACTGTGGCAAGTCGGACGTGCAGTTCTATGGCAAGAGCGAATCACACATGCGCGCCGAGACTCTGCACGCGTTGATCACCGGACTCGACGTCGGTCCGTGCATCATCGCGGGTGGGTCCGGAGGGGCACGCGACTCCATGCTGACGACGATGCTCTACCCGGAGATCGTACGAAAGCTTGTGGTGTGGAACATTGTCGGCGGCGTCTACGGCTCGTTCGTGCTCGGCGGGCACTACGTCGTGCCCAGCATCCTGGCCGCCAAGGGCATGGGCGTCGAAGGCCTGCTCCACGTCGCCGAGTGGAAGGAGCGCATCGCCGAGAACCCGGACAACGAGGCGCGCTTCCGGGCACTCGACGTCGACGAGTTCCTCAAGCTGATGCGGCGCTGGCTCAACGCTTTCGTGCCCAAGCCGGGCCAGACCATCCCCGGCGTCGAAGACGAGATGTTCGACAACATCACCATTCCGACACTGATCATCCGTGGCGGCGAGAACGACTGGGATCATCCCAAACGCACCTCGCTGGAGGTGAGCTGCCTGATCAAGGGTTCGGAGTTGATCGACCCGCCCTGGCCGGAAGACGCCTGGGAACGTGCCGGTGAGAGGTTCGCCGCCAGCGGCGGGAAGAACTTCTGCCTGTTCGACACCTGGGTGCAGGCCGCGCCCGCGATTCTCGAATTCCTGGACGACTGA
- a CDS encoding Rieske (2Fe-2S) protein, which translates to MDEQKTPRLAQGREHVVATVDEIPPGTHKLVPIGRHGVGVYNVNGTFYAIANYCPHEGGPLCSGRPRGRTIVDDDVPGDAVMVRDLEYIYCPWHQWGFELATGTTAVKPEWSIRTYPVRIVGNDVMVQA; encoded by the coding sequence TTGGACGAGCAGAAGACGCCCCGGCTTGCGCAAGGGCGCGAACACGTCGTCGCCACCGTCGACGAGATCCCGCCGGGCACGCACAAACTGGTGCCCATAGGTCGGCACGGCGTCGGCGTCTACAACGTCAACGGCACGTTCTACGCCATCGCGAACTACTGCCCGCACGAGGGCGGTCCGCTGTGCTCGGGCCGCCCGCGCGGCCGCACGATCGTCGACGACGACGTTCCGGGCGACGCCGTGATGGTGCGTGACCTCGAATACATCTACTGCCCGTGGCACCAGTGGGGTTTCGAACTGGCGACAGGCACGACCGCGGTCAAACCCGAGTGGAGTATCCGGACCTACCCCGTCCGGATCGTCGGCAACGATGTGATGGTGCAGGCGTGA
- a CDS encoding amidohydrolase family protein: protein MTVTVNERKPAAERIAVRCVDSDVHPTPRAGELTQYIPEPWRSKYFLTRRVGDQIYYDAPDYAHAYAMRVDTFPSDGNFAGSDPDLAFKQLIMEAGADIAILEPAAYPARFPEVNHAMSCALNDWQANHWLDSHNNWHERWRGSICAAIEAPEDSAREIERWAGHPYMGQILIKAEPRPAWGDPKYNPIWEAATKHDITVSCHLSRSHHEELPIPPVGFPSYNHDFMVTYSLLAANQVMSMIFDGLFDRFPTLRIVLVEHAFTWILPLMWRMDAIYEARKSWLDIKRKPSEYVKDHIKFTTQPLDYPEDKTELTRAFEWMECEKILLFSSDYPHWTFDDPRWLVKHLPEHAREAVMFRNGIATYHLPDTVPALEGQVRVF from the coding sequence ATGACGGTCACAGTGAACGAGCGAAAGCCCGCCGCCGAGCGGATCGCGGTTCGCTGCGTCGACTCCGACGTGCATCCGACGCCGAGGGCCGGCGAGCTGACGCAGTACATCCCTGAGCCGTGGCGCAGCAAGTACTTCCTGACGCGCCGGGTCGGGGACCAGATCTACTACGACGCGCCTGATTACGCACACGCCTATGCGATGCGGGTGGACACGTTCCCGTCGGACGGCAACTTCGCGGGCAGCGACCCCGATCTGGCGTTCAAGCAGTTGATTATGGAGGCCGGCGCCGACATCGCCATCCTCGAGCCGGCCGCCTACCCGGCGCGCTTCCCCGAGGTGAACCACGCGATGAGCTGTGCCCTGAACGACTGGCAAGCCAACCACTGGCTGGACAGTCACAACAACTGGCACGAGCGCTGGAGGGGTTCGATCTGCGCGGCGATCGAAGCGCCGGAGGACTCCGCTCGCGAGATCGAGCGCTGGGCCGGCCACCCCTACATGGGGCAGATCCTGATCAAGGCCGAACCCCGGCCCGCGTGGGGCGATCCGAAGTACAACCCGATCTGGGAAGCCGCCACCAAGCACGACATCACCGTGAGCTGCCACCTGTCGCGCAGCCACCACGAGGAACTGCCGATCCCGCCGGTCGGGTTCCCCAGCTACAACCACGATTTCATGGTCACCTATTCGCTGCTGGCCGCGAACCAGGTGATGAGCATGATCTTCGACGGTCTCTTCGACCGGTTCCCGACGCTGCGGATCGTGTTGGTGGAGCACGCATTCACGTGGATCCTGCCGCTGATGTGGCGGATGGACGCGATCTACGAAGCCCGCAAGTCGTGGCTGGACATCAAGCGCAAGCCGTCGGAGTACGTCAAGGACCACATCAAGTTCACCACCCAGCCGCTGGACTACCCCGAGGACAAGACCGAGTTGACCCGGGCGTTCGAGTGGATGGAGTGCGAGAAGATCCTGCTGTTCAGCAGCGACTATCCGCACTGGACGTTCGACGACCCCCGCTGGCTGGTCAAGCACCTGCCCGAGCACGCCCGCGAGGCGGTGATGTTCCGCAACGGCATCGCGACATACCATCTGCCAGATACGGTTCCGGCCCTCGAGGGCCAGGTGCGGGTGTTCTGA